Proteins found in one Lycium ferocissimum isolate CSIRO_LF1 chromosome 6, AGI_CSIRO_Lferr_CH_V1, whole genome shotgun sequence genomic segment:
- the LOC132059926 gene encoding tropinone reductase 2, with amino-acid sequence MTGRWNLEGCTALVTGGSRGIGYGIVEELAGLGASVYTCSRNQKELNECLAQWRSKGFKVEASVCDLSSRTEREEFMKTVANHFDGKLNILVNNAGIVIYKEAKDYTMEDYSLIMSINFEAAYHVSVLAHPLLKASERGNVVFISSISGASALPYEAVYGATKGAMDQLTRCLAFEWAKDNIRVNGVGPGVIATSLVEMTIQDPEQKENLDKLIDRCALRRMGEPKELAAVVAFLCFPAASYVTGQIIYVDGGFMANGGF; translated from the exons ATGACAGGAAGGTGGAATCTTGAAGGCTGCACTGCCCTTGTTACTGGTGGCTCTCGAGGCATAGG gtATGGGATCGTAGAGGAACTAGCAGGTCTTGGAGCATCAGTTTATACATGTTCACGTAATCAAAAGGAGCTTAATGAGTGCTTGGCTCAATGGAGAAGTAAAGGTTTTAAAGTTGAAGCATCTGTTTGTGATTTATCATCAAGAACTGAACGAGAGGAGTTTATGAAGACTGTCGCCAATCATTTCGATGGCAAGCTCAATATTTTG GTAAATAATGCTGGTATTGTCATATACAAAGAAGCTAAAGATTACACTATGGAAGATTACTCTCTGATCATGAGCATCAACTTTGAGGCTGCTTACCATGTATCTGTACTTGCACATCCCTTATTAAAGGCATCAGAAAGGGGAAATGTTGTCtttatttcttctatttctggGGCTTCTGCACTTCCATATGAGGCTGTTTATGGAGCAACCAAAG GAGCAATGGATCAACTCACAAGATGCTTAGCGTTTGAGTGGGCAAAGGACAATATTCGTGTCAATGGTGTTGGACCAGGGGTTATTGCAACTTCTCTTGTCGAAATGACAATC CAAGATCCAGAGCAAAAAGAAAACTTGGATAAGTTGATTGATAGATGTGCTCTCCGTCGAATGGGAGAGCCTAAAGAACTTGCAGCAGTGGTTGCATTCCTCTGTTTCCCAGCTGCTTCATATGTCACTGGccaaattatatatgttgatggtGGATTTATGGCTAATGGTGGTTTTTAA
- the LOC132061459 gene encoding uncharacterized protein LOC132061459 — translation MGVRVYIELTRENRVFGMYPMCVSIHDIDIEYDATGNRIIIDDVLQLGYSKNQDGMDVCGSTGKAVVLFENDNNLLYSGQGVFTKTSNKLVYWRSGCQGKITNHKRKVTPGDIIHDVKNEFRVDVSYMMAWRAREKAIKDLRGDPADSYKKLPAYIYILDKTYPRSLVKMHKSPGNEFMYLFVSLKAFIKGFECCRPIVVVDGAHLKSTYNGTFVLASTLDGAGNILPLAYGVIDSENNKSWTWFFELFKKAYGVRQNMCVVSDRHESAYTHDEFDKLIEKIGNVDIRVKRYLEDAERDKWSRFYSPVNRGWTMTSNIPECINGKLVTIRELHIFDFLEEVRKMFGRWNCTNRKDGTYTFTTLMRRYQEMLSINEYNSIRMRVEASTEYVYTVNDGPRRFIIDLKKKTCSCRMFQLDEIPCSHAWAVLKNKNLTANAYCSEVFKPETVVNTYDVPVDPLPDETEWNVPKCISDEVVMPPIYKRPPGRPKKKRDKPLQELIIGKPRNACGKCGRLGHNSRSCDNPPLNKKNK, via the exons ATGGGAGTTCGTGTGTACATTGAGCTTACGAGAGAAAACAGAGTTTTTGGGATGTATCCAATGTGCGTTAGTAttcatgatattgatattgagTATGATGCAACCGGTAATCGTATTATTATAGATGATGTGCTGCAACTTGGATATAGCAAGAATCAGGATGGTATGGATGTTTGTGGTTCTACAGGAAAGGCTGTTGTTTTGTTTGAGAATGATAACAATTTG CTATACTCTG GACAAGGTGTATTCACAAAGACAAGCAACAAGTTGGTTTATTGGAGAAGCGGTTGTCAAGGCAAAATAACTAACCATAAAAGGAAGGTCACCCCTGGGGATATAATACACGATGTCAAAAATGAATTCAGAGTAGATGTTTCTTATATGATGGCATGGAGAGCTAGAGAGAAGGCTATAAAAGATTTGAGAGGTGATCCAGCTGATTCATACAAGAAGTTGccggcatatatatacatccttGATAAAACGTATCCTAGATCGCTTGTTAAAATGCATAAATCACCAGGAAATGagtttatgtatttgtttgtatcACTCAAAGCATTCATAAAGGGATTCGAGTGTTGTAGACCAATAGTTGTAGTGGATGGTGCACACCTTAAATCAACGTATAATGGTACATTTGTGTTGGCAAGTACTTTGGATGGAGCAG GTAATATCTTACCACTAGCGTATGGTGTGATAGATTCTGAGAATAATAAGTCCTGGACGTGGTTCTTTGAACTATTCAAGAAAGCTTATGGTGTTAGGCAAAATATGTGTGTCGTGTCCGACAGACATGAAAGC GCATACACCCATGATGAGTTCGATAAATTGATAGAGAAGATTGGGAATGTTGATATTCGGGTAAAACGATACCTAGAAGATGCTGAAAGGGATAAATGGTCTAGGTTTTATTCACCTGTTAATAGAGGATGGACAATGACTTCGAATATACCCGAATGTATTAATGGAAAACTGGTTACTATAAGAGAATTACATatttttgatttccttgaagaagtgaggaagatGTTTGGTAGATGGAATTGCACAAATAGAAAAGATGGTACCTACACATTCACAACACTGATGAGGCGATATCAAGAGATGTTGTCGATCAACGAGTACAATTCAATACGAATGAGG GTTGAAGCGTCAACTGAATATGTTTACACAGTGAATGATGGACCGAGGCGTTTCATAAtcgatttgaagaagaaaacttGCAGCTGTAGGATGTTCCAACTGGACGAGATACCGTGTTCTCATGCATGGGCagtattgaaaaataaaaatttgactgCTAATGCATATTGTTCAGAAGTATTCAAGCCAGAAACAGTTGTGAACACATATGATGTGCCGGTTGATCCTCTTCCCGATGAGACCGAGTGGAATGTTCCTAAATGCATATCAGATGAAGTTGTTATGCCACCGATCTATAAGAGACCCCCTGGGAGgccaaaaaagaagagggaTAAGCCATTACAGGAGTTGATTATTGGTAAACCCAGGAATGCTTGCGGTAAATGTGGACGTCTTGGTCATAACAGCCGTTCGTGTGATAATCCGCCGCTcaataagaagaataaataa